One genomic segment of Lewinellaceae bacterium includes these proteins:
- a CDS encoding transposase — protein sequence MTRHRRSFTVAQKLEIIQYSKRHGVTRARREYELSDSVLRRWIDRYEKDGSIGLENRSPVVKTDLEVENEQLKRELKAYKEMLAEKELALRIKEELLKKSQIRLKND from the coding sequence ATGACTCGTCACAGAAGGAGCTTCACGGTAGCTCAGAAATTAGAAATCATACAATACAGCAAGCGACATGGGGTAACACGAGCACGGCGGGAATATGAATTGTCGGATAGTGTGTTACGTCGGTGGATTGACCGTTATGAAAAGGATGGCTCCATCGGACTGGAGAATCGATCACCAGTGGTAAAGACCGATTTAGAAGTTGAGAATGAGCAGTTGAAACGAGAGTTAAAAGCGTATAAAGAGATGCTGGCGGAAAAAGAGCTGGCCTTGCGGATCAAAGAAGAGCTGCTAAAAAAAAGCCAAATACGCTTGAAGAACGATTGA
- a CDS encoding DDE-type integrase/transposase/recombinase encodes MVAEMFIAEGHPVRLVLKYTGVASSTYYGRKARRNTNGKRGCRASEHTMTYSGQWVWNEQVVEDIKWILDQEFVDYGYRKVTRWLQQSRHYMINEKKVYRLMKEHQLVNKKKRQARPRDREWVKDLLPPCRISLEYLEIDIKYGYVHGQRRNGLTVTVIDVESRWVLGHYMAWSIQKRDIIKLFEQIFSLYSLPKKIYVRNDNGSQFIAAEVRQYFANQQVSQEFIKPATPEQNAHIESYHSIVEKLIWQSYDFEDLGQASQTYDRFIQFYNYERIHSGIGYTSPYRYLTKKKIDLPEKNLLLRTALCCRNLSCDVAGHRTLRSTFD; translated from the coding sequence ATGGTCGCAGAAATGTTCATAGCAGAGGGGCATCCGGTGCGTCTAGTATTGAAGTACACCGGTGTTGCATCGAGTACTTACTACGGCAGGAAAGCACGTAGAAATACGAACGGTAAACGTGGATGTCGGGCATCGGAACACACGATGACCTATTCGGGACAATGGGTCTGGAATGAACAGGTCGTAGAAGACATCAAATGGATCCTGGATCAAGAGTTTGTGGATTATGGATACCGAAAAGTCACGCGATGGCTGCAACAGTCCAGGCATTACATGATCAACGAAAAGAAGGTATACCGTTTGATGAAGGAGCATCAATTGGTCAACAAGAAGAAAAGGCAAGCAAGGCCCAGGGACAGGGAATGGGTCAAGGATCTGTTACCACCATGCCGTATCAGTCTGGAGTATCTGGAAATAGATATCAAATATGGCTATGTCCACGGGCAGCGTCGCAATGGATTAACGGTTACCGTGATCGATGTAGAATCCCGTTGGGTGCTGGGTCATTATATGGCCTGGTCGATTCAGAAGAGAGATATTATTAAACTGTTTGAACAGATCTTTTCGCTGTATTCACTTCCGAAGAAAATCTATGTTCGCAACGATAATGGATCCCAATTTATAGCCGCAGAAGTGCGTCAGTATTTTGCCAACCAGCAGGTCAGTCAAGAATTTATCAAACCAGCTACGCCAGAACAGAATGCTCATATTGAATCGTACCACAGCATCGTAGAAAAACTGATCTGGCAGTCTTATGATTTTGAAGACCTCGGACAGGCTTCACAAACGTATGATCGATTTATCCAGTTTTACAATTATGAGCGTATCCATTCAGGTATTGGATACACTTCTCCGTACCGGTATTTGACGAAAAAGAAGATTGACTTACCGGAAAAAAACTTATTGTTGCGTACCGCTTTGTGTTGTCGAAACTTGTCCTGTGATGTAGCAGGACACCGAACGCTAAGAAGCACATTTGATTGA
- a CDS encoding arylsulfatase, whose amino-acid sequence MKQLATAILWVCLIIPFSSCGPLGQTEAAGLTKAPNVILIYADDLGYGDVGCYGGTGVATPNIDLLARQGLRFTRAYASSATCTPSRYSMLTGRYAFRTPGTGVAPGDASLLIDTTYFTLADVFHQAGYRTGVVGKWHLGLGGPEGPDWNGIIRPGPLELGFDYAFLIPATNDRVPCVFVEDHGVVGLDPRDPIRVSYRERIGEQPTGKEHPELLRMHPSHGHDQTIVNGISRIGYMTGGQDALWRDEDIGDTLVSKSLQFIRANHTHPFFLFLSTIDVHVPRTPNERFAGTSGMGPRGDAIAELDWMVGQVRSALEQYEILDQTLILFSSDNGPVTDDGYQDQSDALLGDHQPRGGLRGGKYSALEAGTRIPFIASWPGRIPVGQTSDALMSQVDLVRSMAALTGTVVPDDQATDSEDQLPALLGDSTTGRIQLIQEAIQQVLTYVEGDWKYIPPHDGPVMVPWGVANETGFNASPQLYHLSEDPGERLNVADQYPDKVREMAARLQALNH is encoded by the coding sequence ATGAAGCAGCTTGCAACAGCAATATTATGGGTCTGTCTGATCATTCCTTTTTCATCCTGTGGTCCCTTGGGTCAGACGGAAGCGGCCGGACTTACCAAAGCTCCGAATGTTATCCTGATCTATGCCGATGACCTAGGTTATGGCGATGTAGGTTGTTATGGTGGTACGGGTGTGGCGACACCCAATATTGATTTGCTCGCACGTCAGGGCTTACGTTTTACCCGTGCCTATGCCAGTTCGGCTACCTGTACACCTTCACGCTACTCCATGCTGACAGGACGCTATGCTTTCCGAACACCAGGAACCGGTGTAGCGCCGGGTGACGCTTCCTTGCTCATCGACACCACTTACTTTACCCTGGCGGATGTATTTCACCAGGCGGGTTATCGGACAGGGGTTGTCGGGAAATGGCACCTGGGCCTCGGCGGACCTGAAGGTCCGGACTGGAATGGCATCATCCGCCCCGGTCCGCTGGAGCTGGGCTTTGACTACGCTTTTCTTATACCAGCCACCAATGACCGGGTGCCTTGTGTCTTTGTTGAAGATCATGGAGTGGTAGGACTTGATCCCCGCGATCCGATCCGCGTCAGCTACCGGGAACGGATCGGCGAGCAGCCCACCGGAAAAGAGCATCCGGAACTGCTCCGCATGCACCCTTCCCACGGGCATGATCAAACCATCGTCAATGGCATCAGCCGCATCGGCTACATGACGGGTGGACAGGATGCCTTATGGCGTGATGAAGACATCGGCGACACGCTGGTATCCAAGTCACTCCAATTTATCCGTGCCAACCACACCCATCCTTTCTTCCTTTTTCTCTCCACCATCGATGTTCACGTTCCACGCACCCCCAATGAGCGTTTTGCCGGCACCTCGGGTATGGGTCCACGAGGCGATGCCATTGCCGAACTCGACTGGATGGTGGGGCAGGTCCGGTCAGCCCTGGAGCAATACGAGATCCTGGACCAAACGCTGATCCTCTTCAGCAGCGACAACGGACCGGTAACCGACGATGGCTATCAGGATCAATCCGATGCGTTGCTGGGAGACCATCAGCCCCGTGGCGGATTGCGTGGCGGCAAATACAGTGCGCTCGAAGCCGGTACCCGCATCCCTTTCATTGCCTCCTGGCCGGGGCGTATCCCGGTTGGCCAGACATCGGATGCTCTAATGAGCCAGGTAGATCTGGTGCGATCAATGGCTGCCCTGACAGGCACTGTGGTTCCTGATGATCAGGCTACCGACAGCGAAGATCAGCTGCCTGCACTGCTGGGTGACTCGACTACCGGCCGTATCCAGCTGATCCAGGAAGCTATCCAGCAGGTATTGACCTATGTCGAAGGCGACTGGAAATACATCCCTCCCCACGACGGTCCCGTGATGGTGCCCTGGGGGGTAGCCAATGAGACCGGTTTTAATGCTTCTCCCCAACTGTACCATCTGAGCGAAGACCCCGGTGAGCGCCTTAATGTTGCAGATCAATATCCGGACAAGGTCCGGGAAATGGCTGCCCGGCTACAGGCCCTGAACCACTGA
- a CDS encoding CBS domain-containing protein — protein MNPQTPVAAIMTTNLITVHMDDRYSKVEDVFLSHNIHHIPVVDQGNKLVGIVSQTDMHKLLDKLTSKTSGKSYNEKLLSSMQIGEFMTLNPLVIEPEDTIGLAADIILSNKLHALPVVDDGTLVGLITNHDLLAFAFAESTTFSNEEYSET, from the coding sequence ATGAATCCACAAACTCCTGTAGCTGCAATCATGACCACGAATCTGATTACCGTCCATATGGATGACAGGTATTCGAAAGTCGAAGATGTATTCCTTTCCCATAACATTCATCATATACCGGTCGTGGATCAGGGAAATAAGCTGGTTGGCATTGTCAGCCAAACAGATATGCATAAATTGCTCGATAAGCTAACCAGTAAAACATCGGGCAAGTCGTACAATGAAAAGTTGCTTTCTTCGATGCAGATCGGAGAGTTCATGACCCTGAACCCGCTGGTCATTGAGCCGGAAGATACCATCGGCCTGGCGGCTGACATCATATTGTCCAATAAACTACACGCATTACCGGTTGTGGATGACGGGACACTGGTAGGATTGATCACCAATCATGACTTGCTGGCTTTTGCCTTTGCCGAGTCGACGACGTTCAGTAACGAAGAGTATTCAGAAACCTAA
- a CDS encoding CBS domain-containing protein yields MTSKVIAVHPDDVMDKVGEIFRANHIHHLPVIDQKNQVVGIVSKDDYNLLCDHFTLFRREYEEVLNKKFLASLLVKEVMTKQVMTLHFEDPISLAVGIFRENLFRAIPIIDDDRALCGILTTYDLLTYAFSEPLMQIHS; encoded by the coding sequence ATGACAAGCAAGGTCATCGCGGTACACCCCGATGACGTGATGGACAAAGTAGGTGAGATTTTTCGTGCCAATCACATCCATCATTTGCCGGTTATCGATCAAAAGAATCAGGTCGTAGGGATTGTGAGTAAAGACGATTACAATTTGCTGTGCGATCACTTTACGCTCTTTCGCCGCGAATACGAAGAGGTCCTGAATAAGAAATTTCTAGCCTCATTATTGGTGAAGGAAGTGATGACCAAGCAGGTCATGACCCTGCACTTCGAAGACCCCATTTCCCTGGCAGTGGGTATATTTCGAGAAAACTTATTCCGGGCGATTCCGATCATTGATGATGACAGAGCATTGTGCGGTATCCTGACGACGTATGATTTGCTTACCTATGCTTTCAGCGAGCCACTTATGCAGATTCACTCCTGA